Within the Candidatus Nitrospira nitrificans genome, the region GGAACGACTCAAGCTCCCTCGTATGGAGTGGATCTGAAGGGTCTCACCGGGAAAGTGCAGGAGCAGGTGAAGAAAAGGGTCGAGGAAGCCGTCGATGGGCTGCTCAAAGGGACGACAAAGCCCGAGGACCTCCAGAAAGAGGGGAAAGAGCTGCTCAAAGGATTGTTCGGTCGATAAGGAAATATCTCTATGACTATTCTGGATACGCTCACTCAATATGCCGTGCAGTACGGGTTGCAGGCGGCGGTCGCGCTCGGCATCCTCATCGGCGGAATGATGGTGGCTCGCGGGGCCGCCGATTTTGCCCGACGGGCGCTCGAAAAACAGACCCTTGAGCCGCCGCTGCGCCTGCTCCTGGTGCGCATCGTGAAAATCGTCGTCATGCTGTTTACGGCGATGATCGCGCTTCAAACACTGGGCGTGCCCATCGCTCCGCTGATCGCCGGCGTCGGAGTCGCCGGTGTCGGTGTCGGGTTGGCCTTGCAGGGTGTCTTGAGCAATGTGATGGCCGGACTGTCGATTATCTTCAGCAAACCCTATAAGGTCGGCGAACATATCTCGCTGCTCGGCGTCCACGGGGATGTCGTGGTCATCGACATCTTCACCACGACACTGATGCACGCGGATCGATCGCGCGTCATCATTCCGAACAGAAAAATCGTCGGAGAGATTCTGCACAACTTTGGAACAATCCGTCAGATGCATCTGACCATTCCCGTGTCACCGAAAGCGAATCTCGATGAGGCCCTTGCGCAAGTTTGGGATGTCCTCAATCGGCATCCATCGGTCCTGAAAGACCCTGTTCCTTCAGTGGGAGTATCATCCCTAGGGGAATCGGCACTGACCGTGGCTATTGCCGCCGAGCCTTGGACGGCCGTGGGGAACTACAGCTCGACACAGAGCGAGTTGAATAAATTGATCCTTCAACGATTTCAAGAACGTGAGATTGCGCTTCCCTCCCCAAGTCTTACCGTCCATGTGGTGAACAACTAACAAACCGCCGGGGCTCACAACGGCGCTCCGTTTCTCGGACGTTCCGCGGGCGCGGCACATTCGGTCTTGTTGATGGCGCGTCCCAGTGCTAGGATGACCCCCTCTGTTGTTCGCGAGTGCCGTATACGGAGAGGGAAGCGAACTATTTGCGGCCGTCGAATCGAACGGCAGTCGATCCGACGGCCGGACACAGAGCAACGAGGCGCATGTTGCTACCGGTCGTGTGACCTCGTGACCCCGAGAGGAAGGTGAAGCGATGACTACATCACGTTCCGCAGATCAGCCCCTGATCGCCCGCGAAGACCCGGCGACAGACCCTGACCGAGTCGGTGGGCTGCCGCACCCTGACGATCGATCCGCAAGCGGGAACCTCGACAAGATTCGCGATATTCTCTTCGGCGCGCAAGCCCGAGAGCATGACCGTCGGTTTGCGCAACTCGAACAACATTTAATCCGTGAAGCCTCTGATCTCCGCAACGATCTCAAACGACGTTTTGAAAGCCTTGAGCTCTACATCAAAAAAGAAGTGGATGCGCTCACGAGCCGGTTGACCAAGGAGCAGGAAGTCCGAGGGGAATCCGTCACGAACCTGACGAAGGACCTCACCCAACTGGCTGCAACCCTTGAGACGAAAGCGCGTCTGTTGGATATGCAGGCGACCCAAGCGCAAGCGCATGTTCTCCGGCAGCTGACAGAACGGACAAGCGAGCTGGCGACCGACGTTCGCGCTCGACATGCCGAAGCCACGTCGGCGCTCAACCAGGCCGTCCGTGATCTCCGCGCGGAAAAGACGGATCGTGCGACGCTCGCAGCCATTTTATTGGAGGCATCTCAACGGCTGTCCGATGATGAGGCGGTCTCCGGTCGCGGCTGAGCCTCGCAACAGCGGGCCGCGCGGCAGTCTCTTGGTGATCTATCGAGTCCATGACGATCGTATTGCCCCATGTCTACCGATCCACACAGGCCTCATCGCGATTCTCCATCTGCTGAAGGACTCACGTCCGTAGACGAAGACTGGACCCAGCTGCGCACGCTTTTACTCTCTCCGGAGCAGACGCAACTCGACGAACTCCGTGAACGGCTCGACAATCGAGGGATTCAGCCTCGCGAGGTCAGCCGGGTGCTCCCCGAGGCGTTGGCCATGCGCGGCGAACGCGATCAACAGTTGTCGAACGTCCTGACGCCTTACGTGGAGAATGGTTTTGCCGCGGCGGTGCGGAAGTCGCCGCGCGCGATCGTCGATGCCATCGCCCCGATCATGGGGCCGGCCATCCGGCAAGCCATCACGCGCGCCTTACAGAGCATGACGCAGTCCTTCAACCGCTCCTTGGACGAGAGCCTCTCCCTTCGTGGCCTCCATTGGCGATTGGAAGCCTGGCGGACAGGGCGCCCGTTCGCCGAAGTCGTTCTGCTCCATACGCTGCGCTATCGCGTGGAGCAAGTGTTTCTCATCCATCGCGAGACCGGGCTCCTCCTGCGCCACCTGGCGGCTGAGGGGGCCGTGGTCCAGGACCAGCACGTCTTGTCCGGCATGCTGACGGCGATTCAGAACTATGTGCGGGATTCCTTCGGAGCCTCACAGGACCAGACACTCGACCAGTTTCAAGTCGGTGACTGGACGGTCTGGATCGAACAGGGGTCAGAAGCCTACCTGGCAGGCGTTATTCGAGGAACTCCACCTGCGACCCTCAGAGAGGATTTCCGAGACGCGCTGGATCGTCTCCATGCAGAGCAAGCTGTTGCCTTGACTCACTTTGATGGAGACGCGGCGCCGTTCAAGACGACACAGACCTACCTGGAAAGCTGTTTACAAGCCCGCTATGAATCACCATCGCGATCCAACGGCTTGAAGCTATGGATTCTGGCCGGAGTGGGTCTATTCCTGCTCTCGTGGTGGGGCGCAATGGCCTACCACATCCACGCTCGCTGGTCCAATCTGCTGGCGGAGTTGGGAGCGGAGCCGGGCATCGTGGTCACCATGGCGGAATCGACATGGAGAGGGTATCGCCTGGAGGGGTTGCGAGACCCCTTGGCCAAAGACCCCTCGGCGATGGTCATCGCAGCCGGTTTTGACCCATCGACCATCACGGCCGTCTGGTCTCCTTATTATTCGCTGGACTCTCGACTCGTCGAAACGAGGGCTCAATCGATGCTGCAACCACCGAGCACCGTCAAGTTGCGCCTCGAAGGAGACGCGCTGGTTGCCAGGGGCTCCGCTTCAACCGAGTGGGCCAGGGAGACCAAGCGTTTGGCGCCGCTGATTCCGGGAGTCATTCACTACCGAGACGAAGGCCTCGTCACGACGGACCTCTTGGCTCAGATCAATCAGACGGTGATTCATTTCGGTCCCGGTTCCTCGACCGTGGGGCCGGCTGAACGGGCGGCGTTGGCCTCTGTAGAAGCCGCGTTGCGCGACTTGGATCAAGCCGCGTTCCAGTCTGGTCAGGGCGTGGTCTTCGAGATACGTGGCTCGACCGACGAGACAGGCCCGGCAACCCTTAATATTCAACTGAGTAAGGAACGGGCCCAGGCCGTTCTCGCGCTTCTCGGTGGGGAGCACATGGGGAAGGCCACGACAGTGGTCGACAACAGTGAGGGTTCTCTGGAGCAGCGTGGGGCGCAGGGGAAATCCGAGAACCGACGGATCGTGACCATGCGGGCCTCCCTCACTCCGGCGGGTCTGGAAAATGAGGTCGCCCGTCCATGATGCAGAAGAAGATCTGCATGCTGGGTGGATTCGCGGTCGGGAAGACCAGCCTCGTGCGACGATTCATGACCAATGTGTTTTCGGATCACTATCGCACGACGATCGGCGTAACGGTGGAGAAGAAGAGCGTCAGCGTCGACAACCGGGACGTGACGCTGCTGCTGTGGGATCTGTACGGAGAAGACGAGTTGCAACGCGTGCGTGAGTCATATCTTCGCGGCTCATCCGGTTATATCTTGGTCATGGACGGCACCAGAAAATCCACCGTGGACACGGCGATCGCGCTGCAACAGACGGCCGCTCGAACGATAGGAGCGGTTCCGTTTGTCTCGATCATCAACAAAGCGGACGTTCGATCGGAGTGGGAGATCGACGAGGGCGTGATCGAGCAGCTCCGCGAACGAGGCTGGACCGTCCTGTTCGGCAGCGCGAAGCTCGGTCAAGGGGTCGAAGAGCTGTTTGCGCTGCTCGCCGCTCAGATCGTGAGTGCCTCCGCGCTTCTCCGTGATTGACATGGAACGTCGAAATCCCGATTTCGCGCCGGTCGACGACTCCCTGTTTCATCGTGTTCTGTCGGCGCTCAATGTGGCGGTCCTTGAGCGGAGCGACAGCGGGGACGCCTTTCATCTTCGGGGGCTGCCGCCGGAATGGTGGCGTCAGTGCGTCGGTCCGACGGAATCCCACGTATTGAACCTCCTCCAATGGTCGCCCTTTTTGCAGGATTATGTGGCCGATCCTCACCCTGCTTGGGACGACAAGCCCGGCACGATAGAGAAATCAGGCCCATGGACGGAGTCCGATCGACAGGGGGGCATCATGACATTGGAGGCCACCGCTCTTGCGATCGGATCCCGAAGGCTCTTGCTCATTGAACGCCTGGGCGCCGGTTTTGAACAGATGCACGCCATCGTGCAGCGGGCCAGGGAAAAGATGCTGGCCGAAGCCGTCACCGTGAAGTCTCACCGCAAGGCCGAGACGCGCCTGATGGGGCAACTCGAAGCCAGCGAGCGAATCAAGGACGACGCGCTGGCTCTACTTCAGCACCTCGGGCTCGCCGCGCTTGTTCTCGACGAACGTGGGTGCATCACGTTCGCCAGCGATCGCGGTCTTGAGATACTGGGATGCGCGGCCGAACACCTGATCGGCCGGGCGTGGGACCAAGCGCTTCCGCTCCAGCCGCAAGATCGCTCGATGATTCGAGAGATGATTGACGCCTCCTCAGCCGACAGGAAAGTCGGCCCGTTGTACCTCGGCGGACCTCGTCCGGCTTGGGTTGAGATGGAGGTCCATCGAGACCCCCGCCAGCCGGGTCGGCAAATCGTGGTATTGAACGACCGCACCGAGCTCCATACGCTCCGTCAGGCGCTCAGCGAGCAGGCCTCGTTCCATGATCTTGTGGGCAAGAGTCGCGCAATGCTTCGAACGTACCAACTCGTTCGAGATGTGGCGCAGGTGGATACGACGGTCTTGATCGAAGGAGAGACCGGAACAGGAAAGGAATTGATCGCTCGAGCCATCCATTTCTCCAGCGCGAGAGCGCAGAAGCCGTTCATTGCCGCCAATTGCGCGGGATTAACCGACTCAATCCTCACGAGCCAACTGTTCGGCCACAAGCGTGGGGCTTTTACCGGGGCCGTGGCCGATCAGCAGGGACTCTTCGAGGCGGCGGAAGGCGGAACGTTGTTCCTTGATGAAATCGGAGATATCCCGTCGCCGGTCCAAACGGCGCTTCTGCGGGTGTTGCAGGAAAAGGAGATCACACGACTGGGAGAGGCCAGGCCTCGAAAAGTCGACGTGCGGGTGGTGGCGGCCACGCACCATAATTTGAGCGAAGACGTCATTCGAGGATCGTTTCGAGCGGATCTTCTCTACCGCATTCGTATCGCCAGAATCCAACTTCCCCCGTTACGAGAACGCCGCGAGGACATCCCCCTCCTCGCCCATTCGTTCCTGAGCCGGCTCTGTGCCGCCACCGGAAAGACCGTTGATGACCTGAGTCCGGACACACTCCGGCTCCTCATGAGCCACGCATGGCCGGGCAATGTGCGCGAGCTGAAAAGCGCCCTCGAATTCGCGGTGATCAGCTGCAAGGGGAGAGACATTCTTCCCACGGATCTCCCGCCGGAAATAGCGGCCGCCCCGGTTGCCCCCCGTCCCTCCACGTGGATTCCGTTATCGGGCCAGGACGAGAAATCTAAACTGCTTGCCGCCCTCTCCGAGGCAAAGGGTAACCGGACGGAAGCCGCCAAACGGCTGGGAGTCAGCCGAGCCACGTTCTATCGCCGCCTGGTCGAGCTTAATATTCAACCCAGCTAGGTCGATCTGCCGGCGCAGCGGTCTCCTGCTCCGCAAGGGCATTGATCTCTCACGACTGCCCTTCCACTCCTCCTGCGATAGCGCCCGTCGGTTACGCTCTCCGGAATCGTCTCACGAATCGGGATGACTGTCTCATGAGACACGTCGTTGTGTCAGGTGAAACAGCGGGCTCGATTCCCGCGAGGTTCAGAATGCCGGCAACTGGTTGATTACATGGAAAGCTGCCGTTGCCCCTCCATGTGGCACGAGGGTTGTACTATCGCCATGGCTATCAAGGGAACGTGATGCGACTCGTCTCAGAGTACGTCATCAACGGATAGAGGATTTGAGAGGTCACGCAGCATGCATGTGCGAGGGTTGCTCGTGGAAGACCATAACGGACAGGACTTCCTTCTGAGCACTGAATCGCGCACGGGGATGAGGAGGCATCAATTGGTCGCCTTGCAACGAATCAATGGTCAGTGGAAACCCGTAAAGGGACCTGAAGAATCGGCTTGTCGAGAATTGCTGATCGGCGCATTTGTCGATTTCTTTGTGGATATCTGCAGAGTGTTGAACTCGTCCGGCGCAGATCGGATCGTGGCGATCGCTCCCATGTCAGGTCGATCTCGCCCGCGACGCACGTTCCATCTCAAAGCCCGGCGACCCTGTAACTAGGATAGATCCAACGGCATAACTCAAGGAGACCCGCGATGAGGTGTAAACGATGTGGTGGATTGATGATCGTGGAGCTGGGCGGGGATGAAGATCTCGCGGAGCAGGCGGCGGGGCGGGGGGCGTTGCGCTGCGTGAATTGCGGGGCGATGGTGAACATAAGGATGCTGAGAAACCTTGCGGCTCAATATACCGAAGGACTCGCGCCTGTCAGGCAATCCGTTCCGAGGCGTCGCCATACAGAACGCCGGCTTACCATGAAAGGGGACGTGTGAGAAACGCGAGAAGGGTTAGGGGCCTATCGCGCCCGATGAAGTCCCGATGGCGCAATGACAGGGGCGGATATCACCCGTGTCTGTATATGAAACAGTCCATCTGTCGATCCCGATGGGCGACATATTTCCTCTGGGTTGAGCACAGCTGAATTCCGGCACTTTCACGAAACAGGGATTACCCGATGGACACATTCACTGGAATACGAGAACCGATCCGTGTGTTGCTGATCGACGACTCCACTCTGACTCTCCATGGGCTCAAGATGTTCGTGTCCACGAGCCGCCACATCGAAATCCAGGGCATCGCCCGCACGCCGATCGAAGCCTTCGACGCGATACGGGCTCACCAGCCGGATGTCGTGATGTTAGAGGCCCGCGTGGGGCAAGCGAGCGGCATCGACTTGTGTAGAGCCATCCGTGAGTCGCATCCGAACATCGGGGTTCTCTTTTTTACCGCGTACGACGATACGGAACTTCTGCGCGCGGCAATCGTGGCCGATGCGCACGGCTACCTTCTGAAGGGCGCGGCAGCCGAGGCTGTCGTCAGGAGCATCGAGATTATTGCGACCGGGAAAGCGATCATGGACCAGCAGTTGACTCAACAAGTCATCACGTGGGTCCGAGATGAAGGGCAGGCGGCACAGCAGCGGATCCACTATCGCTGTTCGAGCGACGATCGCCGACTGCTCTCGCTTGTGGCCCTCGGGAAGACAAACAGGGAGATCGCGCAAGAAATGAACCTTGCGCTTCGTGTAGTGTCGACTCGCTTACAAAGAATCTATAAGCGTTTGAAGATATCCAGGCGATCCGAAGCGGCGCGATACTATGTGCAGTCGGAAAAGGATCCGCATGGGCTTGAAAACTGTTCTTGCTAGAACTAGAACCGTATCAGGCCTGTACGGGGACGATCCGGCGAGCGTGAAGGCGGACTGCAACCTATTGCAGTGTCGCGTGAAACTAGGTATATACCCAGGGGCGATTCACCCAAACCGAATTACTTAGTCATACGAAGGAGGATGGATGAAGCCACTCATGCTGCTGGTCGCGGTCTTGGCTCTCGGTGTCATGGCGACATCGGTTTGCGCCGATGATGGGGCGTCCGCGACAACGCCGAACCTCGATGTCGTGACCCTGACAGACGGCAGTATCATCTACGGCGAAGTCGTGGAGATGTCGGGCGGAATCTTACAGATCAAGAGCGCCTGGGCGGGAGACATCATCAAGGTGAAGTGGGCGGAAGTGAGCAAGTTAGCCGTCTCTCATCCCATTCCCTTTCATTTAAAAGAAGGGACGATCCTGAACGGAACGGTTGAGGAGGGGGAACCGGGAACGATGAAGGTCAAGGCCGGCCCAAACGGAGACACGATGACGGTTCCGATCAATGCCGTAACCCACGTGAACCCGATTGTTCAGTCGCCGGTTATTTACTCTGGGAGCCTCAACGCGGGCTACTCGCAATCTGCGGGAAACAGCCATCTTCGGAACGTCAGCATTCTCGGAGACTTTATCGCCCGGAGTGAGCAGCTCCGGCTGACCCTCCTGGGCCGCTATGTCAACGGAGACAACAACGGCAGTTTACAGGTAAGGAACGCCCGAGGAACCATCAAGTTGGACTTCTTTATCACCAAGCGGTTGTTCTGGTTCGCATCGGCCTATGTCGAAAACGATTATTTCCAGAACCTCAAGCTTAGAACGGCGATCTCCAGCGGCCCGGGATATCAATTCCTCGAGCGCGGAGACCTGACCGGTATTTTAAAAGATATGACCTTTTACGCCGAAGCCGGCCCGACGTATTTCAACGAGGACTACCGGGATAATAGCATCACAGGGGATCGCGCGAGCTTTCGCGCGCGCGTGGCGATGAAATGGGATTGGCCGTTGTTCGATGGCCGTGTCACGCTGTACCATTACAACGAGATCTTCCCCTCGGTTCAGAACGCGTCGGATTTCTTTTTCACGATGGATAACGGGATTCGCATGAAGATTTTGGCCGGTCTGGCAAGCGGGTTCCAGGTGACCACGCGCTACAACAATCGGCCGCCTGCCGGCACGGGCGATACCGATAATCTTTACTTGCTCACCCTGGGGTATATATTCGACACCACCCGCACACGATAGGGTGACGATCGCATTGTCCTGAGCTGCGTTCTCATGAGGAGGAGCCTATGTTGAAAGAATTCAAAGAATTCGCCATGAAGGGCAATGTCCTCGATATGGCGATCGGTGTCATCATCGGTGGAGCGTTCGGAAAAATTGTTTCATCCCTGGTCAGCGACGTCCTCATGCCGCCGATCGGGTTGCTGATGGGCAAGGTGGATTTCTCCAGCCTGTTCGTCGATCTGTCTAGAACATCACCCCCATCCTTAGCCGCGGCAAAAGCCGCCGGGGCTCCCACGCTGAACTACGGTGTCTTTCTGCAGAGCGTGTTCGACTTCATCATCGTCGCCTTCGTCATCTTCATGTTGGTCAAGCAGGTGAATCGGTTTAAGAAAGAAACGCCTGCTGCCCCACCGTCGCCTCCGGCGCCTACCAATGAGGAGAAGCTGTTGACGGAAATCCGTGATTTACTCAAGAATCGCAAATGAAGATTGGTATCACCACTAAAGCCAGGGTTCATCCCAGTTTCACCGACATTGAGTTCAGAACTCACTATAGAGAGGTCAGCTGGTGTCATGACACGGGTAGAAGATAGAAGGAGGTTTTATGCAAATCAGTAGAAGCATCATACTGGTGACAGGGTTGATCACCTTGACGGGCTGTTCTTCATTTAAGCAGTCGGATGCGTATATCAAACAGCCGACCGTCTGTATCGACAAGGGTTGGTACGGCTATCACCCGGGCAAGGGGTGTCCCTCTCACACGGCGAAAGTTGTGGCACCCGATGCTTCGCAAGAAATGGCCGCCCGTCTAACGGCTCTGGAACGAGATCGATCACGATTGGCCGAAGAGCTGGAAGCGGCGCGAAGGCAGAACGGAACCCTCAGCAGCCGCGTCAGCGATCTGGAAGGACAGCTCGCCGATCGTGATCGGGAAATCGCCGCGCTTCGTTCCGGATCCGGTGACAATGCGTCCCTCTCGAGTCAGCTATCGGCGGCACAGAGCAATTTGAGCCAGTCACAAGAGGACAAGGATCGGCTTGCCGCTGAGCTGGCTGCGGCGAGACAACATAACGAGGATCATGACCGGCTGGCAACGGAGTTGGAGTCCCAATTAGCAGCGTTGAGGCAACGCAACTCCCACCTTGAGTCCCAATTAGCCGATCGAGATAAGGAGCTCTCCGGTCTTCGCGGGGACCTTTCCGCGGAGATGGCAAAATTGAAACAGGCGGAACGTGGATTGATCCGGGCGCTCAAGCCGCAAATCGAAGAAAAGAATATTACCGTCGATCTCAATAACGAACGATTGCTCATCAATCTGGCTTCAGGCTACCTATTCGGATCGGGCGAAGACCAGCTCAAGCCGGCTGGAGCGGATGCGCTCAAACAGGTCGGATCCATCCTCAAGGATTTCCCGGAGTATAAAGTTCATGTGGAAGGCCATACCGACAATCGGCCGATTCTCGGTGCGCTGAAAAAGAAGTTCCCGTCCAACAAGGAATTGTCCGAAGCGCGAGCAGCGAACGCCGCGCAAGCATTGGCGGACGGGGGGCTCTCCGGCGTCCATGCGATGGGAGTCGCCGATACGAAGCCGGTGATGCCGAATCTCACCTCCGAGGGGCGAGCGAAGAATCGCCGGGTAGAAATCAGCGTCGTGAAGTAACCGGGCAGGCAATGGGGGGCAGCTGCGACCTTGTCGCGGCTCCTCCTGCGATCACCGGTCATCCGCTCGAGAGGAGAGTGCAATGAAAGTGAACATGGCCCACGTGAGCGCGCTGTTGACGGTTTTCATGATCGGCCTTACCGCCCCGGCGTGGGCGGTCGACATGAATGTCATGAAACAGAAGATTGAGACCGTAAAAGGTCAGACGGAGAGCGTGAAAAAAGAGGGTGGCTAATCTCTGCGTGATGATGGTGAGGACTTCCTGAAGGTCGAGACTCGACGTGAGGCACGAAGGAGGTTCCTGCGCCGGTGCGGTGAGCAGCTTATGACGACGAATGAAGAAGCTGAAGAAACAGGGCAGGCCGAACAATCTGCACTCCTTTGAACGAGTGCAGGTCGAGAAGATCATGATCGCCTGTGACGATGTACTCAGCGTTGCCGGCCAAGGCACATGCCAGAACAGCAAGATCGTCTGAATCGCGCAGTTGCGCCGAGACAACTCCTGGGTCTGTCACCAGTAACGCGGTGTCCGTGAGCAAAGCGATAAAGTCGCGGATATCTCGAGGTAAAAGGTGATAACGATCTTTCAAATGTGGACGGGCCAGGGCTTCTTTCAGTTCGAGAAGGAGAGGGACGCTGGTCACGAGGTTGAAATGACCTGCCCGCCAGGCGAGCAGTATCTTTGCCGGGGTTCCGCGAGGTGTGATCAGTCCGCTGATGAGAATGTTGGTGTCGAGAACCGCTCTAGGCACTTCGACGTCTATGGCTCCGAGAGGAGCTGCTACGGACGAGGTTCACAGCGTGAGTGGCGTCCTGATACGCTATCCGAGCCGATTTGGCTTGAGTTTTTGCCCACACGCGATTGAGCACGTTGAAGCGGCTCTTCCGTTTCTCGGTGAGGAGTTGATAACGATCGAAGTCGATCATGGCGACGACAGGTTTCCCGTGCTGTTCCACAATAACGGTCTCTTTTTTGTTGGAAACCCGCCCAAC harbors:
- a CDS encoding OmpA family protein codes for the protein MQISRSIILVTGLITLTGCSSFKQSDAYIKQPTVCIDKGWYGYHPGKGCPSHTAKVVAPDASQEMAARLTALERDRSRLAEELEAARRQNGTLSSRVSDLEGQLADRDREIAALRSGSGDNASLSSQLSAAQSNLSQSQEDKDRLAAELAAARQHNEDHDRLATELESQLAALRQRNSHLESQLADRDKELSGLRGDLSAEMAKLKQAERGLIRALKPQIEEKNITVDLNNERLLINLASGYLFGSGEDQLKPAGADALKQVGSILKDFPEYKVHVEGHTDNRPILGALKKKFPSNKELSEARAANAAQALADGGLSGVHAMGVADTKPVMPNLTSEGRAKNRRVEISVVK
- a CDS encoding sigma-54 interaction domain-containing protein; translation: MERRNPDFAPVDDSLFHRVLSALNVAVLERSDSGDAFHLRGLPPEWWRQCVGPTESHVLNLLQWSPFLQDYVADPHPAWDDKPGTIEKSGPWTESDRQGGIMTLEATALAIGSRRLLLIERLGAGFEQMHAIVQRAREKMLAEAVTVKSHRKAETRLMGQLEASERIKDDALALLQHLGLAALVLDERGCITFASDRGLEILGCAAEHLIGRAWDQALPLQPQDRSMIREMIDASSADRKVGPLYLGGPRPAWVEMEVHRDPRQPGRQIVVLNDRTELHTLRQALSEQASFHDLVGKSRAMLRTYQLVRDVAQVDTTVLIEGETGTGKELIARAIHFSSARAQKPFIAANCAGLTDSILTSQLFGHKRGAFTGAVADQQGLFEAAEGGTLFLDEIGDIPSPVQTALLRVLQEKEITRLGEARPRKVDVRVVAATHHNLSEDVIRGSFRADLLYRIRIARIQLPPLRERREDIPLLAHSFLSRLCAATGKTVDDLSPDTLRLLMSHAWPGNVRELKSALEFAVISCKGRDILPTDLPPEIAAAPVAPRPSTWIPLSGQDEKSKLLAALSEAKGNRTEAAKRLGVSRATFYRRLVELNIQPS
- a CDS encoding mechanosensitive ion channel family protein, encoding MTILDTLTQYAVQYGLQAAVALGILIGGMMVARGAADFARRALEKQTLEPPLRLLLVRIVKIVVMLFTAMIALQTLGVPIAPLIAGVGVAGVGVGLALQGVLSNVMAGLSIIFSKPYKVGEHISLLGVHGDVVVIDIFTTTLMHADRSRVIIPNRKIVGEILHNFGTIRQMHLTIPVSPKANLDEALAQVWDVLNRHPSVLKDPVPSVGVSSLGESALTVAIAAEPWTAVGNYSSTQSELNKLILQRFQEREIALPSPSLTVHVVNN
- a CDS encoding DUF481 domain-containing protein produces the protein MKPLMLLVAVLALGVMATSVCADDGASATTPNLDVVTLTDGSIIYGEVVEMSGGILQIKSAWAGDIIKVKWAEVSKLAVSHPIPFHLKEGTILNGTVEEGEPGTMKVKAGPNGDTMTVPINAVTHVNPIVQSPVIYSGSLNAGYSQSAGNSHLRNVSILGDFIARSEQLRLTLLGRYVNGDNNGSLQVRNARGTIKLDFFITKRLFWFASAYVENDYFQNLKLRTAISSGPGYQFLERGDLTGILKDMTFYAEAGPTYFNEDYRDNSITGDRASFRARVAMKWDWPLFDGRVTLYHYNEIFPSVQNASDFFFTMDNGIRMKILAGLASGFQVTTRYNNRPPAGTGDTDNLYLLTLGYIFDTTRTR
- a CDS encoding putative toxin-antitoxin system toxin component, PIN family gives rise to the protein MPRAVLDTNILISGLITPRGTPAKILLAWRAGHFNLVTSVPLLLELKEALARPHLKDRYHLLPRDIRDFIALLTDTALLVTDPGVVSAQLRDSDDLAVLACALAGNAEYIVTGDHDLLDLHSFKGVQIVRPALFLQLLHSSS
- the mscL gene encoding large-conductance mechanosensitive channel protein MscL — encoded protein: MLKEFKEFAMKGNVLDMAIGVIIGGAFGKIVSSLVSDVLMPPIGLLMGKVDFSSLFVDLSRTSPPSLAAAKAAGAPTLNYGVFLQSVFDFIIVAFVIFMLVKQVNRFKKETPAAPPSPPAPTNEEKLLTEIRDLLKNRK
- a CDS encoding OmpA family protein, with the translated sequence MSTDPHRPHRDSPSAEGLTSVDEDWTQLRTLLLSPEQTQLDELRERLDNRGIQPREVSRVLPEALAMRGERDQQLSNVLTPYVENGFAAAVRKSPRAIVDAIAPIMGPAIRQAITRALQSMTQSFNRSLDESLSLRGLHWRLEAWRTGRPFAEVVLLHTLRYRVEQVFLIHRETGLLLRHLAAEGAVVQDQHVLSGMLTAIQNYVRDSFGASQDQTLDQFQVGDWTVWIEQGSEAYLAGVIRGTPPATLREDFRDALDRLHAEQAVALTHFDGDAAPFKTTQTYLESCLQARYESPSRSNGLKLWILAGVGLFLLSWWGAMAYHIHARWSNLLAELGAEPGIVVTMAESTWRGYRLEGLRDPLAKDPSAMVIAAGFDPSTITAVWSPYYSLDSRLVETRAQSMLQPPSTVKLRLEGDALVARGSASTEWARETKRLAPLIPGVIHYRDEGLVTTDLLAQINQTVIHFGPGSSTVGPAERAALASVEAALRDLDQAAFQSGQGVVFEIRGSTDETGPATLNIQLSKERAQAVLALLGGEHMGKATTVVDNSEGSLEQRGAQGKSENRRIVTMRASLTPAGLENEVARP
- a CDS encoding type II toxin-antitoxin system prevent-host-death family antitoxin, whose amino-acid sequence is MTKTVNEKRAKTVFAELVGRVSNKKETVIVEQHGKPVVAMIDFDRYQLLTEKRKSRFNVLNRVWAKTQAKSARIAYQDATHAVNLVRSSSSRSHRRRSA
- a CDS encoding response regulator → MDTFTGIREPIRVLLIDDSTLTLHGLKMFVSTSRHIEIQGIARTPIEAFDAIRAHQPDVVMLEARVGQASGIDLCRAIRESHPNIGVLFFTAYDDTELLRAAIVADAHGYLLKGAAAEAVVRSIEIIATGKAIMDQQLTQQVITWVRDEGQAAQQRIHYRCSSDDRRLLSLVALGKTNREIAQEMNLALRVVSTRLQRIYKRLKISRRSEAARYYVQSEKDPHGLENCSC
- a CDS encoding Rab family GTPase, giving the protein MMQKKICMLGGFAVGKTSLVRRFMTNVFSDHYRTTIGVTVEKKSVSVDNRDVTLLLWDLYGEDELQRVRESYLRGSSGYILVMDGTRKSTVDTAIALQQTAARTIGAVPFVSIINKADVRSEWEIDEGVIEQLRERGWTVLFGSAKLGQGVEELFALLAAQIVSASALLRD